The DNA window AACCCTATTATGGCTGATGAACCAGAAGAGGTAATAGAAATAACTGCTATTTGTGCTGGGTTAAATATCAATATCGGTACCTTAAATAGTAGAACGATTAAAGCAATGTATCTGGCTGGAGAAAAAGCATACGAATTAGGACATAAAATAGTATTAGATCCCGTAGGAGTTGGAGCAAGTAGCTTGAGAACTGAAACTGCTTTAGGGCTTATGAAAAAAATAAAATTTGACGTTATCAAAGGAAATATTTCTGAAATCAAAGTATTAGCCAATGAAAATGGAAAAGTATTAGGCGTTGATGCAAACATAAAAGATAAAATAACCCTCTCGAATCTGGATCACACAATCACCTTTTTAAAACGATTTACTAAAGAAACTGGTTCTATAATTGTCGCAACTGGAGAATATGATCTTGTATGCGATCAAAATAAATGTTTTGTTATTAGCAATGGCAGACAAGAAATGAGTAAAGTAACTGGAACAGGTTGCCAATTATCAGCCTTGATAACAGCATTTTTAGTCGCTAATTCAAATAACCATCTTGAAGCTACTGCTGCAGCGGTATGCACAATGGGACTAGCGGGAGAAATAGCTTGGAAAAATATGAAAAATACAGAAGGAAGTTCAACATATAGAAACAGAATAATTGATGCTATTTTTAATCTAAATGGAGAAGGATTAAATATAGGGGCAAAATATGAAATTAGATAAAAAACAATTACTATTATACGCAGTAACAGATCGAAAATGGTTAAATGGAAGAAGATTATCGGAAGATATAGAAGCTTCATTACAAGGTGGTATCACGCTTTTACAATTAAGAGAAAAAGAATTAAAAAATGACGATTTTTTCAATGAAGCGATTGAAATAAAAAAGCTATGTAAAGCATACAATGTTCCTTTTATTGTCAATGATAATGTTGAAATAGCTATAAAATCTGATGCAGATGGTATCCACATAGGGCAACAAGATATGCCTATCGATGAAGTCAGAAAATTAATAGGTGAAAATAAAATTCTAGGCGTTTCTGCCCAAACCGTAGAACAAGCTTTACTTGCTGAAAAAATGGGAGCAGATTATTTAGGTGTTGGAGCGGTATTTTCTACGAAGTCTAAAAGTGATGCTATAAATGTTGAGATCACAACCTTAAAACAGATCTGTAAACAAGTGAAGATTCCTGTTGTGGCAATAGGCGGAATAACTGCAGAAAATATCCCATTATTAGCAAAAACTGGGATAGCAGGTATAGCAACAATCAGTGCCATATATGGGGAAAAAGAGATAAAGGAAGCAAC is part of the Mergibacter septicus genome and encodes:
- the thiM gene encoding hydroxyethylthiazole kinase — translated: MLGKYLDNLKNNGALVHSITNYVTVNDVANLLLACGGNPIMADEPEEVIEITAICAGLNINIGTLNSRTIKAMYLAGEKAYELGHKIVLDPVGVGASSLRTETALGLMKKIKFDVIKGNISEIKVLANENGKVLGVDANIKDKITLSNLDHTITFLKRFTKETGSIIVATGEYDLVCDQNKCFVISNGRQEMSKVTGTGCQLSALITAFLVANSNNHLEATAAAVCTMGLAGEIAWKNMKNTEGSSTYRNRIIDAIFNLNGEGLNIGAKYEIR
- the thiE gene encoding thiamine phosphate synthase translates to MKLDKKQLLLYAVTDRKWLNGRRLSEDIEASLQGGITLLQLREKELKNDDFFNEAIEIKKLCKAYNVPFIVNDNVEIAIKSDADGIHIGQQDMPIDEVRKLIGENKILGVSAQTVEQALLAEKMGADYLGVGAVFSTKSKSDAINVEITTLKQICKQVKIPVVAIGGITAENIPLLAKTGIAGIATISAIYGEKEIKEATYKLKNIVQQTLKEN